The DNA sequence ATCTGGGCACGTGGATGCAGACCGTGGGCGCCCAGTGGATGTTGGTCGGCGACCCGGGGGCCGCGGTGCTGGTACCGCTGGTGCAGACCGCGACCACCCTGCCGGTCATGCTGCTGGCCCTGCCATCGGGGGTGCTGGCCGACCTGGTGGACCGGCGCCGGCTGCTGATCGCCACCCAGGGGGCGATGGCGTCGGGCGTGGCGACTCTGGCGTTGCTGAGCGGCTTCGGGCTGGCCACCCCGACCGTCCTGCTTCTTCTGCTGTTCCTGATCGGCTGCGGGCAGGCGTTGACGGCGCCGGCGTGGCAGGCCATCCAGCCCGAACTCGTTCCGCGCGAACAGATCCCGGCCGCGGCGGCACTGACCAGTATGAGTATGAACGGGGCCCGGGCGATCGGCCCGGCGATCGCGGGCGTGCTGGTGTCGCTGTCCGGCCCGACGACGGTGTTCGCGCTCAACGCCCTGTCGTTCGTCGGCATCGTGATGGTCCTGCTGGCGTGGCGGCGGCCCGCCACCGAGGCGCTGATGCCCGTCGAGCGGCCGATGTCCGCGCTGAGCGCCGGCGGCCGCTTCATCCGCAGCTCCCCGGTGGTGCGGCGGATCCTGTTGCGAACCGTGCTGTTCATCGCGCCCGCCAGCGCGCTGTGGGGTCTGCTCGCGGTGATCGCCGCCAACCAGCTCGGCCTGTCGTCATCGGGCTACGGGGTGCTGCTCGGTGCGCTCGGGGTCGGGGCGGTGACGGGTGCGGTGGTGCTGTCGCGGCTGCAGGCCGCGTTCGGCCACAACCAGTTGCTCGCCGCGGCGGCTGTGGGCTTCGCGATCGCGACCACGGTGCTGGCCACCGTGCACGTCCTCGCCGTCGTCCTGGCGGCCCTGGTGCTCGGCGGGGTCTCGTGGCTGCTGACGCTGTCGACGCTGAACGCCTCCATGCAGCTCAGCCTGCCCGCGTGGGTGCGGGCGCGTGGGCTGTCGGTGTACCAGCTGGCGTTCATGGGCGGGCAGGCGATCGGTTCGCTCGTGTGGGGGTTGGTGGCGGGCGCCACCAGCGGGGTGACGGCGTTGCTGATCAGCGCCGCCTTGCTGGTGAGCTGTGCGGTGTCGGTGCTGTGGTGGCCGCTGCACCCGGGCACCGGCAACCTCGACGTCACGCCGTCGGCGCACTGGGGTGAACCCGCACTGGTCTTCGAACCCGATCCGCAGGACGGGCCGGTCGTGGTGCTGCAGTCCTATCTGGTGGCGCCCGAGGACGAGGCGGGTTTCCTGGCGCTGATGCAACGGGTCCGGCGGTCGCGGCAGCGCACCGGCGCCGTGCAGTGGGGGATCTTCCGCAGCGGCGAATCCGCCGACACCTTCGTCGAGCTGTTCGTCGTCAGGTCGTGGGACGAACACCTGCGCCAGCACCTCGTGCGCCAGACCGCACTGGATCTGGCCCTCGAGCGGGAGATCGCGAGGTTCGTGCACGGCGAGACGACGCTGCGCCACTTCATCGCGGTGCGGACCGATCGGTGACCGGCACCACGGAGGCGGCCAGCGCCGCGACCGACAGCAGCGCCAGCAGCTGGACACCCGGCGAGTGCCCGACGTAGCCGTCGACCGAACGCCAGGGGTGCTGGGCCAGAACGAGACCCGCCAGCGTGAGCCCACCCGCGCTGACGACGAGGGTCAGCCGGTCACGCAGCCGCTCCCGGCGGCGCAGCAGGTAGGCCGCCCCGAGGGCGCCGCCGACGACGACCACCCCGGCCCACCCGGAGATCACCGCCCCGACGGTCAGCGCACCGGCCGCGGCCGGCAGCACCGGTGGCCGCCAGGGGCGTGCGGGTTCGTCGTCGCGGCGGCGACGCACCGGCAGCAGGGCCAGCAGCGCCAGGAGCGGAAGCAGCGCCAGACCGACGATCAGCCCGGCGCGGTAGAGCGTGTTGGAGCCGAAGGCCAGCGTGACGGTGCCGTCGGTGTCCGCGGGCACCACCCAGCCCTGCTGCCAACCGTTGACCACGACGGGGGTGAGTACGTCACCCTCAGGACCGCGGGCCTGCCAACCGGGGTTGACGCTTTCCGGCACGACGAGCACGCGGTCCCGCGGCGCGCCGGTCACCGTGACCTCGCGCCGGTCGGCGCCCCATGCGCCGGTGTGGGCGGGCGTGGTCGGCGCGGGTGCGGTGTCGCGGGCCGACGGCGTGCCGAGCTGAACCCCGTCGACGACGAAGGTGGCGCCGGGACTGATCAGCAGTTCCTGTTCGCCCGCGGGCAGTGTGATCGGATCGGTGCGGCACGGCCGGGCGGGTACGGGTTCGCCGTCGAGCAGTGCGCCGACCGTGGTGGTGACCGAGGTGGGCACGAACTGACCGGCGACACCGATCATCGGGCCCTGCCCGCACGGCAGGCTCACGGTGCGCAGCCGGTTGCCTTGCGCATCGGCCGCCGCGATCGGGTTGCCGCGCCGGTCGAGCGCGGTCACCTCGGCCAGGCCGGGCGGTTTGAGCTGATCGAACCCCAGCGACGTGCGGTCGATGATGTCGTTCCAGTTCAGCAGCGACACCTCGATCGTGTCGGTGCGGTGGGGCGCCAGTTCGAGGGTTCGAGCCTCGCCGTCACCGTCGAGGCGACGCGCCTGCGGACCGTTGCCCAGGTCGACGGCCACCATCGTCGGGTGGGCCGGCGGTTCGGTCAGGCTCGGCGTGATCCGCAGCCCGGCGACCTCGGTCGGCGCGGGCAGCGTCAACGTCAGCGTGGGCGGGGTGCGGTGCTGGACGACGCGCTGCGGTGCGGTCCACGCCGTGCGCGGATCGCCGTCACCGGCGGCGTAGGACGAGCCGAGGACGTCGAGCGCGTCGGCGTCGCCGGTGACCAGGGTGGTGCCCGGCTGGCGGATCAGGTCGGCGAGCCGGGGCCCCTGCCGCGCGCGCAGCCACACCGTCGGGCGCACCTGCATCGGCTCGGGGACCGTCAGCGTCCGGCTCAGGTTGACTGGTTCCTCGGGTGAGAGTGCCATCGCCGCAGCGCATTTCACGCCGTCGGGACTGTCGGCGCAGCCCGGCCTGCCGAGCAGTTCCGAGCCGAGGTCCCACATGCCCACCGCGGAGCCCGCGGGCGGGCCGGGCACCGCGACGGTGTGCCGCAGCTGGACCGGCGTGGCGAAACCTCGGGCGTCGTACTGGGTGACCGACAGATCGGTGATGCCGAACTGCACACCCGCCGAACCGTCGTCGGTTCCGGTGGCGGTGATCCGCACCCACGGGGTCTCGCCGTACGGCAGGGCCACCGTCAGGGGTTTGCCCGCCTCCTCGAAGCGCAGCGTGCTGGTGCCGTTGACGGTGGCCACCTCCATCCGCCGGACCTGTGCGCCGACGGCGGTGGCGCTCGGTGTGACGGTGATGGTGGCGTTGGTGACGGGTCTGTCGAAGTCGACCTGCAGCCACTGGCCGAGCGCGGCCTGCAGCGCATTGGACACCCAGCTGGTCGAGGTGTCGCCGTCGATGGCCGCGGTGGGTCCGGTGGCCGGCGCGACGTTGGGCAGCGCCGTCGAATCG is a window from the Mycolicibacterium litorale genome containing:
- a CDS encoding MFS transporter; its protein translation is MATTRPRPVVSSWAPLGSPVYRALWIAQFVSNLGTWMQTVGAQWMLVGDPGAAVLVPLVQTATTLPVMLLALPSGVLADLVDRRRLLIATQGAMASGVATLALLSGFGLATPTVLLLLLFLIGCGQALTAPAWQAIQPELVPREQIPAAAALTSMSMNGARAIGPAIAGVLVSLSGPTTVFALNALSFVGIVMVLLAWRRPATEALMPVERPMSALSAGGRFIRSSPVVRRILLRTVLFIAPASALWGLLAVIAANQLGLSSSGYGVLLGALGVGAVTGAVVLSRLQAAFGHNQLLAAAAVGFAIATTVLATVHVLAVVLAALVLGGVSWLLTLSTLNASMQLSLPAWVRARGLSVYQLAFMGGQAIGSLVWGLVAGATSGVTALLISAALLVSCAVSVLWWPLHPGTGNLDVTPSAHWGEPALVFEPDPQDGPVVVLQSYLVAPEDEAGFLALMQRVRRSRQRTGAVQWGIFRSGESADTFVELFVVRSWDEHLRQHLVRQTALDLALEREIARFVHGETTLRHFIAVRTDR